The following are encoded together in the Streptomyces tsukubensis genome:
- the greA gene encoding transcription elongation factor GreA: MTQTSDNVTWLTQEAYNQLKAELEYLSGPARTEIAKKIEAAREEGDLRENGGYHAAKEEQGKQELRVRQLTQLLEHAKVGEAPADDGVVEPGMVVKIAFDGDEDDTLTFLMASREYASADIETYSPQSPLGVGVNGKKVGDDAAYELPNGKSAMVRILEAKPYKG, translated from the coding sequence GTGACCCAGACCAGCGACAACGTCACCTGGCTGACCCAGGAGGCGTACAACCAGCTCAAGGCCGAGCTGGAGTACCTGTCTGGTCCTGCGCGCACCGAGATCGCGAAGAAGATCGAGGCGGCGCGCGAGGAGGGCGACCTGCGGGAGAACGGCGGGTACCACGCGGCCAAGGAAGAGCAGGGCAAGCAGGAGCTCCGGGTGCGCCAGCTCACCCAGCTGCTGGAACACGCGAAGGTCGGTGAGGCCCCCGCCGACGACGGCGTCGTCGAGCCCGGCATGGTCGTCAAGATCGCGTTCGACGGCGACGAGGACGACACCCTGACGTTCTTGATGGCCTCGCGGGAGTACGCGAGCGCCGACATCGAGACGTATTCCCCGCAGTCGCCGCTCGGCGTGGGCGTCAACGGCAAGAAGGTCGGGGACGACGCCGCGTACGAACTGCCGAACGGCAAGTCCGCGATGGTCAGGATCCTGGAGGCCAAGCCCTACAAGGGCTGA
- the mca gene encoding mycothiol conjugate amidase Mca has translation MTEQLRLMAVHAHPDDESSKGAATMAKYVSEGVDVLVVTCTGGERGSILNPKLQGDAFIEANIHEVRKKEMDEAREILGVHQSWLGFVDSGLPEGDPLPPLPQGCFALEDVEVAAGALVKSIRSFRPQVITTYDENGGYPHPDHIMTHKITMVAFEGATDTEKFPEAEFGPVWQPLKLYYNQGFNRPRTQALHDALTERGMESPYGDWLKRWDEFERVERTLTTHVPCADFFEIRDKALIAHATQIDPDGGWFRIPMEIQQEVWPTEEYELAKSLVDTSLPEDDLFAGIRDNG, from the coding sequence TTGACTGAGCAGCTCAGGCTTATGGCCGTTCACGCCCACCCCGACGACGAGTCGAGCAAGGGCGCGGCCACCATGGCCAAGTACGTGTCCGAGGGGGTGGACGTGCTCGTCGTGACCTGCACCGGAGGCGAGCGCGGATCCATTCTCAACCCGAAGCTCCAGGGTGACGCCTTCATCGAGGCCAACATCCACGAGGTGCGCAAGAAGGAGATGGACGAGGCGCGCGAGATTCTCGGCGTCCACCAGTCCTGGCTGGGTTTCGTCGACTCGGGGCTGCCCGAGGGCGACCCGCTGCCGCCGCTCCCGCAGGGCTGCTTCGCCCTGGAGGACGTCGAGGTGGCCGCTGGCGCGCTGGTGAAGTCCATCCGTTCCTTCAGGCCGCAGGTCATCACGACCTACGACGAGAACGGCGGGTACCCGCACCCCGACCACATCATGACCCACAAGATCACGATGGTGGCTTTCGAGGGGGCGACGGACACCGAGAAGTTCCCCGAGGCGGAGTTCGGCCCCGTCTGGCAGCCGCTGAAGCTGTACTACAACCAGGGCTTCAACCGGCCGCGCACCCAGGCGCTGCACGACGCGCTCACCGAGCGTGGCATGGAGTCGCCGTACGGGGACTGGCTGAAGCGCTGGGACGAGTTCGAGCGGGTCGAGCGCACGCTGACCACGCACGTTCCCTGCGCCGACTTCTTCGAGATCCGTGACAAGGCGCTCATCGCGCACGCCACGCAGATCGACCCGGACGGAGGCTGGTTCCGTATCCCGATGGAGATCCAGCAGGAGGTCTGGCCGACGGAGGAGTACGAGCTCGCGAAGTCTCTCGTCGACACTTCCCTCCCCGAGGACGACCTCTTTGCGGGCATCCGCGACAATGGCTGA
- a CDS encoding DUF4307 domain-containing protein: MTAVRPEGPSAGTGPLETPESRYGRTADQRADHKLKVIGAVLGVALLAMVAWFGYDYVSGEKVSAEVIKWSVVSDTKVEAHLEVRKDSGVKGYCTMRSQAASGAEVGRADFRFDQDEGRIDRVVTLRTTGRATNAELVGCHAG, translated from the coding sequence ATGACGGCGGTTCGCCCCGAGGGCCCCTCTGCGGGAACCGGCCCCCTGGAGACGCCCGAGAGTCGTTACGGCCGCACGGCCGACCAGCGCGCCGACCACAAGCTCAAGGTCATCGGCGCCGTCCTCGGAGTCGCCCTGCTCGCGATGGTCGCGTGGTTCGGCTACGACTACGTCTCGGGCGAGAAGGTAAGTGCCGAGGTCATCAAGTGGAGCGTGGTCTCCGACACCAAGGTCGAGGCCCATCTGGAGGTCCGCAAGGACTCCGGCGTCAAGGGGTACTGCACGATGCGTTCCCAGGCCGCCAGCGGCGCCGAGGTCGGCCGGGCCGACTTCCGCTTCGACCAGGACGAGGGCCGTATCGACCGGGTCGTCACGTTGAGGACGACCGGCCGCGCCACCAACGCCGAGCTCGTCGGCTGCCACGCCGGCTGA